ccctccctcccctcccccactcgcgATCCGGGCCGCTGCTGCTGGGCCGGACCCCCCGGGCTCAGCCCGGCCCCTcgccgagccgccgccgccgccccgttTGCTGAGGAGGAGGCCCCCGGCCGGGGCGCCGGGCGCGGGGCATAAAACGGGCCAGAGCCGGCGCCCAGGGCACTAGAGCCGCGTACGGCCCGGGTcagcgcccgcccgcccgcgctccTCCCGGCcgctcctcccgccccgcccggcccggcgccGACTCCCGCCGCCCGACGAGCCCCTCGCCGCACTGCCCgggccctggccccggccccctcccgccgtaccgcccccggcccggccctcctcccacctccctcctccctcgcctgcgccctcctccctcccgcctccccagCTGTCCCGTTCGCGTCATGCCGAGCCtcccggccccgccggccccgctgCTGCTCCTCGGGCTGCTGCTGCTCGGCTGCCGGCCGGCCCACGGCGCCGGCCCCGAGCCCCCGGCGCTGCCCATCCGGCCCGAGAAGGAGCCGCTGCCCATTCGCGGAGCGGCAGGTAGGTGGGCGCCCCGGGGGGCGCGCGGGCAGAGTCCCGCTCGGGGCAAGTCCGCGCCCGCCCGGAGGGGGCGCCGGGCGCAGGTGGCTCAGCGCGGCGGGCGGcccgggggggcgggcgggggtcgGGAGGCGCGTGGTGCGGGGGCACCCAGGGCCCGGCCGGCGGTGCCCAGGGCGGGCACGCCGCGGGAGTGGGACAGCGGCCGCCAGCCAAGCCCGTCCCCGCAGGCTGCTCCTTCGGCGGGAAGGTCTATGCCTTGGACGAGACGTGGCACCCGGACCTGGGGGAGCCCTTCGGGGTGATGCGCTGCGTGCTGTGCGCCTGCGAGGCGGTGAGTGGATCCAACTGCCGGGGAGCTGGCCggggccctggggggtggggagcgctCGGGTCCGGGATGTCGGAGTGGGCTGGCGCTGCTGAGGAGGAGGAAGCGAGCCTGCAGGTATATAcacaaatgtataatatatatttttcttctggcgGAGAAAGTGGGGAGGAAGTGCCCCCTTCAAGTCTCAGGTGTTGACTGTTATTGATCACCCACTATGTGTCAGGCTCTTTGCCAGCGGTTTCCTTGGTCTCTCACTTAACTCCTAGAATAATCCTACTAATTACACACTATTACTGCCCCCATTTTCCAGATAGGGACcttaaggcccagagaggttaagtagtttGTCTAGGGTCACGCAGCTTGTAAGAAGCAGAGCGGTCCTCACTCCATGGGATGACCTCGCTCTGGTCCTGTGGCCCTCCCCCGCTCGCCCTGGGTCCCACCAACTGGCGTCTTGCACTCACTCGCTTTTCCCATCTTCCCTGCAAGCAGCCTCAGTGGGGTCGCCGCGCCAGGGGCCCGGGCAGGGTCAGCTGCAAGAACATCAAACCCGAGTGCCCAACCCTGGCCTGCGTGCAGCCGCGTCAGCTGCCGGGACACTGCTGCCAGACCTGCCCCCAGGGTAAGACCCGCTCGCAGTGAGGGGAGGACCGCAGGGCAGTGATACTTGGTCCTGCGCCACGCGGCTGGGGCGGACGGAGCAGATGGAACCGCCAGCTGGCTCTCCGAGTGCCCAGCCGAAGCCCGTGTTTCCCTTTTGCCCGGCTTAGAGCGCAGCGGTGCCGAGAGGCAGCCGACGGGCCTGGCCTTCGAGTATCCGCGGGACCCAGAGCACCGCAGCTACAGCGACCGCGGGGAGCCGGGCTCCGAGGATCGGGCGCGTGGAGATGGCTACACGGGTAGGCAGGGGCCAGGCAGCAGCTGGATTCGTGGTTGCGGCCCGGGCTGCCTGCTGTAGCGGGTGACGGTACTCGGGACATCTTTTCCTCGCAGACTTCGTGGCGCTGCTGACGGGGCCGAGGTCGCAGGCCGTGGCTCGGGCCCGAGTCTCTCTGCTGCGCTCTAGCTTGCGTTTCTCCATCTCCTACAGGCTGTGAGAaaggggaaggtgggaggaggggtcAGCTGGGGACTGGGGAAGGAGAGTTGGGAAAGGCTGATGGAGCTGCTCCTGGACTAGGCTCAGAGCCCATGCTCACACGACCTTCATTCCCAGGCTGGACCGCCCTACTCGAATCCGCTTCTCAGACTCTGCTGGCAGCGTCCTGTTTGAACACCCTGCAGCCCCCACTCAAGATGGCCTGGTGAGATGATGCCATTTATGAGTGCTTATCCAGTCTGGGCATTGTACTGAGAGTGTGTTCTGCATTGCTTCCTTTGGTCCTCACAACAGCCCAGTGAGAGGAAGGCACTGACATTATGAtgcccgttttacagatgagggaactgaggctcagtaGCAGAatgtgatttgctcaaggtcacacagctagtaagtggttgAGCCAGGATTTGGACCCCAGCATCTGGTTCCAAGGCCCCTTCTTGAGCTTCCTAGGAGGGCTTGGGGGCCCCTTCCCATAGTCCTTCCTCACCACAGTTGGGCCTCCCTGCTGGCCCGTGTTGCATGCTGTCTAAGTAGGGCCTTCCTATCTCTCTGCTCCAGGTCTGTGGGGTGTGGCGGGCAGTGCCTCGGTTGTCTCTGCGGCTCCTTAGGGCTGAACAGCTGCACGTGGCACTTGTGACACCCACTCACCCTTCAGGGGAGGTCTGGGGGCCTCTCATCCGACACCGGGCCCTGGCTGCAGGTGAGGGGAGCATATGGGTCCCTGGGTGTGAAGTTCTGAGTCTTCTCTATTCCCAGGAATGGAGTGGGCTGAGGAGGGGACTTTCTGATGGGCTCTCCTggtcctccctcccccagagacCTTCAGTGCCATCCTGACCCTAGAAGGCCCCCCCCAGCCTGGCATGGGGGGCATTGCCCTACTCACTCTCAGTGACACAGAGGACTCTTTGCATTTTTTGTTGCTCTTCCGTGGACTGCTGGAATCCAGGAGTGGGGGTAAGTGGGATGGGGCAGGTGTGAGGAGAGTAAGGAGAGCACCTCTCTCTGAGGCATCCACATGCGTGGCCATTGCAGGACCAACCCAGGTTCCCTTGCGGCTCCAGATTCTACACCAGGGGCAGCTACTGCGAGAGCTGCAGGCCAATGCCTCAGTCCAGGTGAGTGAGGGGCTGGCTCTTGCTGCCCCCTGCTCTGGCCTCTTGCTGCACCCACCATACCTTGCTCTGTCTCCAGGAGCCAGGCTTTGCTGAGGTCCTGCCCAACCTGACAGCCCAGGAGATGGACTGGCTGGTGCTGGGGGAACTACAGATGGCCCTAGAGAGGGCAGGTGGGCCAGGGCTGCGCATCAGTGGACACATTGCTGCCAGGCAGAGCTGTGATGGTGAGGCAGGGTGGGGCCTGGCACCCCGGGCACACACAACCGAGAGGCACAGACAAGTGGCCAGGGTGGGTGTGGGAGgaatcctgggggcctggggtaTGAATGGCTGTGAGGCAAGCCCACTGCCACCTTTCTGTCCCTCTGCAGTCCTGCAAAGTGTCCTTTGTGGGGCTGATGCCCTGGTTCCAGTTCAGACGGGTGGAGCCGGCTCAGCCAGCCTCACACTGCTAGGAAATGGCTCCCTGATCTACCAGGTAAGAGTCAGGGGCTGAAGAAGGGAGAGGGCAGCAGGATAGGGTGGGGCTTTGGCCTGCAGGGTTCAGGCCTCAGGCCTTCTCTACCACTCCAATTTGCCCTCTCCAACCCTGCCCACCAGGTACAAGTGGTAGGTACAGGCAGTGAGGTGGTGGCCATGACGCTGGAGACCAAGCCTCAGAGGAGAAACCAGCGTACTGTCCTGTGCCACATGGCTGGACTCCAGCCGGGAGGACACATGGTGAGTGCTTCAGGCAGAGCCAGGCCACAGGGCCCGTGCACCAGAGTTAATAACAATGCAGGGGCGTGGAAAGCCAGGTTGGACAAGCAGAGCTGTTGAGAATCATTCACTCACTaccagattgattgattgattgatttcctGGCACATTGATTTCCTGGACACATTTTTGGTGAGCCTCAGGCTAGGGACTGGAATACGAAGAAAAGCAGATGTGCCCCTGTCCTCAGCAACCATACATCAAATGGAAGAGGGAGTTGAACAGGGAGACCACATAACTATAAATGTGTCAGCAACAAGTGCCACTTACTGAGCCTTTCTATGTGCTACATACTGTACCGATTGCCTTTCTCATATTATTTTTGGCCTTCatggttcctgtttttttttaaaaatattttatttatttattcatgagagacacagagagagaagcagagacataggcaaagggagaagcaggttccctgtagggagcctgatgtgggattccatcccaggacccggggatcacgacccaaggcgaaggcagatgctcaaccactgagccacccaggcgccccatggttcccattttatagatgatgaagtgaaggatcagagaggttaagactGTTACATAGGTAGGAAGTGGCAGAGGAGGGACTTGACCTGGGCTTGCGAGGTTCTTGCTCAGTTATGCATGTGTGCTTTGGGCGTAATGAGTGCACAAAGCATGGAAAGGCATTCAGAATCTTGGGCTTGTGGGAAAGCTGAGAAGGGTTCATCTGGAATCTAGCAGGCTACAGCCAGGGCTcatccttccctgccctcccctccccaggctgtGGGTGTCTGCCCTGGACTGGGTGCCCGAGGGGCTCACATGCTGCTGCAGAATGAGCTGTTCCTGAATGTGGGCACCAAGGACTTTCCAGATGGAGAACTGCGGGGGCATGTGGCTGCCCTGCCCTACAGTGGACACAGTGCACGCCATGATAGTGAGTGGGGGGTTGCCTGCACTCCGGTGTCCTCTAATCTGTGACTCAAGCATGGGAGGAAtggggccagggggccagggcctggtgtgtctttctctgtgcctGAGCTCCAGGTTGGCATCTGGAGAAGGTGGGGATGTATAGCCTGGCCCTGCTGGGAGACTCTGATTCCATGGTACAGGAGTCTAAAACTTGCtgccccccaggcctgggcctaTGGACAGTGTCTGCCTATCTGTGGAATGCGTATTGGGGGAGATGGGGAATACCGGGATGAAGGGAGTGGCTGCTCTAGGCCACCTCCTCAGCTGTCGC
This Canis lupus baileyi chromosome 31, mCanLup2.hap1, whole genome shotgun sequence DNA region includes the following protein-coding sequences:
- the CHRD gene encoding chordin isoform X3 — protein: MPSLPAPPAPLLLLGLLLLGCRPAHGAGPEPPALPIRPEKEPLPIRGAAGCSFGGKVYALDETWHPDLGEPFGVMRCVLCACEAQPQWGRRARGPGRVSCKNIKPECPTLACVQPRQLPGHCCQTCPQERSGAERQPTGLAFEYPRDPEHRSYSDRGEPGSEDRARGDGYTDFVALLTGPRSQAVARARVSLLRSSLRFSISYRLLDRPTRIRFSDSAGSVLFEHPAAPTQDGLVCGVWRAVPRLSLRLLRAEQLHVALVTPTHPSGEVWGPLIRHRALAAETFSAILTLEGPPQPGMGGIALLTLSDTEDSLHFLLLFRGLLESRSGGPTQVPLRLQILHQGQLLRELQANASVQEPGFAEVLPNLTAQEMDWLVLGELQMALERAGGPGLRISGHIAARQSCDVLQSVLCGADALVPVQTGGAGSASLTLLGNGSLIYQVQVVGTGSEVVAMTLETKPQRRNQRTVLCHMAGLQPGGHMAVGVCPGLGARGAHMLLQNELFLNVGTKDFPDGELRGHVAALPYSGHSARHDTLPVPLAGALVLPPVQSQAAGHAWLSLDTHCHLHYEVLLAGLGGSEQGTVTAHLLGPPGMPGPRRLLKGFYGPEAQGVVKDLEPELLRHLAQGTASLLITTKGSPQGELRGQVHIANQCEVGGLRLAAAGAEGAWTPGSPDAAAAALPGVPAVLGPDAPAPAPAKPGGPGRPRDPNTCFFEGQQRPHGARWAPNYDPLCSLCTCQKRTVICDPVVCPPPSCPTPVQAPDQCCPVCPEKQDVRDLPGLSRTRDPGEGCYFDGDRSWRAAGTRWHPVVPPFGLIKCAVCTCKGGTGEVHCEKVHCPRLACAQPIRANPTDCCKQCPGLTSAELFLPPPPTVGSGAHPQLGDPMQADGPRGCRFAGQWFPESQSWHPSVPPFGEMSCITCRCGAGVPHCERDDCSLPLSCGPGKESRCCSHCASRRAPETRTVPELEKEAEGS
- the CHRD gene encoding chordin isoform X2; translated protein: MPSLPAPPAPLLLLGLLLLGCRPAHGAGPEPPALPIRPEKEPLPIRGAAGCSFGGKVYALDETWHPDLGEPFGVMRCVLCACEAPQWGRRARGPGRVSCKNIKPECPTLACVQPRQLPGHCCQTCPQERSGAERQPTGLAFEYPRDPEHRSYSDRGEPGSEDRARGDGYTDFVALLTGPRSQAVARARVSLLRSSLRFSISYRLLDRPTRIRFSDSAGSVLFEHPAAPTQDGLVCGVWRAVPRLSLRLLRAEQLHVALVTPTHPSGEVWGPLIRHRALAAETFSAILTLEGPPQPGMGGIALLTLSDTEDSLHFLLLFRGLLESRSGGPTQVPLRLQILHQGQLLRELQANASVQEPGFAEVLPNLTAQEMDWLVLGELQMALERAGGPGLRISGHIAARQSCDVLQSVLCGADALVPVQTGGAGSASLTLLGNGSLIYQVQVVGTGSEVVAMTLETKPQRRNQRTVLCHMAGLQPGGHMAVGVCPGLGARGAHMLLQNELFLNVGTKDFPDGELRGHVAALPYSGHSARHDTLPVPLAGALVLPPVQSQAAGHAWLSLDTHCHLHYEVLLAGLGGSEQGTVTAHLLGPPGMPGPRRLLKGFYGPEAQGVVKDLEPELLRHLAQGTASLLITTKGSPQGELRGQVHIANQCEVGGLRLAAAGAEGAWTPGSPDAAAAALPGVPAVLGPDAPAPAPAKPGGPGRPRDPNTCFFEGQQRPHGARWAPNYDPLCSLCTCQKRTVICDPVVCPPPSCPTPVQAPDQCCPVCPEKQDVRDLPGLSRTRDPGEGCYFDGDRSWRAAGTRWHPVVPPFGLIKCAVCTCKGGTGEVHCEKVHCPRLACAQPIRANPTDCCKQCPGLTSAELFLPPPPTVGSGAHPQLGDPMQADGPRGCRFAGQWFPESQSWHPSVPPFGEMSCITCRCGAGVPHCERDDCSLPLSCGPGKESRCCSHCASRRAAPETRTVPELEKEAEGS
- the CHRD gene encoding chordin isoform X4, with product MPSLPAPPAPLLLLGLLLLGCRPAHGAGPEPPALPIRPEKEPLPIRGAAGCSFGGKVYALDETWHPDLGEPFGVMRCVLCACEAQPQWGRRARGPGRVSCKNIKPECPTLACVQPRQLPGHCCQTCPQERSGAERQPTGLAFEYPRDPEHRSYSDRGEPGSEDRARGDGYTDFVALLTGPRSQAVARARVSLLRSSLRFSISYRLLDRPTRIRFSDSAGSVLFEHPAAPTQDGLVCGVWRAVPRLSLRLLRAEQLHVALVTPTHPSGEVWGPLIRHRALAAETFSAILTLEGPPQPGMGGIALLTLSDTEDSLHFLLLFRGLLESRSGGPTQVPLRLQILHQGQLLRELQANASVQEPGFAEVLPNLTAQEMDWLVLGELQMALERAGGPGLRISGHIAARQSCDVLQSVLCGADALVPVQTGGAGSASLTLLGNGSLIYQVQVVGTGSEVVAMTLETKPQRRNQRTVLCHMAGLQPGGHMAVGVCPGLGARGAHMLLQNELFLNVGTKDFPDGELRGHVAALPYSGHSARHDTLPVPLAGALVLPPVQSQAAGHAWLSLDTHCHLHYEVLLAGLGGSEQGTVTAHLLGPPGMPGPRRLLKGFYGPEAQGVVKDLEPELLRHLAQGTASLLITTKGSPQGELRGQVHIANQCEVGGLRLAAAGAEGAWTPGSPDAAAAALPGVPAVLGPDAPAPAPAKPGGPGRPRDPNTCFFEGQQRPHGARWAPNYDPLCSLCTCQKRTVICDPVVCPPPSCPTPVQAPDQCCPVCPEKQDVRDLPGLSRTRDPGEGCYFDGDRSWRAAGTRWHPVVPPFGLIKCAVCTCKGGTGEVHCEKVHCPRLACAQPIRANPTDCCKQCPVGSGAHPQLGDPMQADGPRGCRFAGQWFPESQSWHPSVPPFGEMSCITCRCGAGVPHCERDDCSLPLSCGPGKESRCCSHCASRRAAPETRTVPELEKEAEGS
- the CHRD gene encoding chordin isoform X1, giving the protein MPSLPAPPAPLLLLGLLLLGCRPAHGAGPEPPALPIRPEKEPLPIRGAAGCSFGGKVYALDETWHPDLGEPFGVMRCVLCACEAQPQWGRRARGPGRVSCKNIKPECPTLACVQPRQLPGHCCQTCPQERSGAERQPTGLAFEYPRDPEHRSYSDRGEPGSEDRARGDGYTDFVALLTGPRSQAVARARVSLLRSSLRFSISYRLLDRPTRIRFSDSAGSVLFEHPAAPTQDGLVCGVWRAVPRLSLRLLRAEQLHVALVTPTHPSGEVWGPLIRHRALAAETFSAILTLEGPPQPGMGGIALLTLSDTEDSLHFLLLFRGLLESRSGGPTQVPLRLQILHQGQLLRELQANASVQEPGFAEVLPNLTAQEMDWLVLGELQMALERAGGPGLRISGHIAARQSCDVLQSVLCGADALVPVQTGGAGSASLTLLGNGSLIYQVQVVGTGSEVVAMTLETKPQRRNQRTVLCHMAGLQPGGHMAVGVCPGLGARGAHMLLQNELFLNVGTKDFPDGELRGHVAALPYSGHSARHDTLPVPLAGALVLPPVQSQAAGHAWLSLDTHCHLHYEVLLAGLGGSEQGTVTAHLLGPPGMPGPRRLLKGFYGPEAQGVVKDLEPELLRHLAQGTASLLITTKGSPQGELRGQVHIANQCEVGGLRLAAAGAEGAWTPGSPDAAAAALPGVPAVLGPDAPAPAPAKPGGPGRPRDPNTCFFEGQQRPHGARWAPNYDPLCSLCTCQKRTVICDPVVCPPPSCPTPVQAPDQCCPVCPEKQDVRDLPGLSRTRDPGEGCYFDGDRSWRAAGTRWHPVVPPFGLIKCAVCTCKGGTGEVHCEKVHCPRLACAQPIRANPTDCCKQCPGLTSAELFLPPPPTVGSGAHPQLGDPMQADGPRGCRFAGQWFPESQSWHPSVPPFGEMSCITCRCGAGVPHCERDDCSLPLSCGPGKESRCCSHCASRRAAPETRTVPELEKEAEGS
- the CHRD gene encoding chordin isoform X5; this encodes MPSLPAPPAPLLLLGLLLLGCRPAHGAGPEPPALPIRPEKEPLPIRGAAGCSFGGKVYALDETWHPDLGEPFGVMRCVLCACEAPQWGRRARGPGRVSCKNIKPECPTLACVQPRQLPGHCCQTCPQERSGAERQPTGLAFEYPRDPEHRSYSDRGEPGSEDRARGDGYTDFVALLTGPRSQAVARARVSLLRSSLRFSISYRLLDRPTRIRFSDSAGSVLFEHPAAPTQDGLVCGVWRAVPRLSLRLLRAEQLHVALVTPTHPSGEVWGPLIRHRALAAETFSAILTLEGPPQPGMGGIALLTLSDTEDSLHFLLLFRGLLESRSGGPTQVPLRLQILHQGQLLRELQANASVQEPGFAEVLPNLTAQEMDWLVLGELQMALERAGGPGLRISGHIAARQSCDVLQSVLCGADALVPVQTGGAGSASLTLLGNGSLIYQVQVVGTGSEVVAMTLETKPQRRNQRTVLCHMAGLQPGGHMAVGVCPGLGARGAHMLLQNELFLNVGTKDFPDGELRGHVAALPYSGHSARHDTLPVPLAGALVLPPVQSQAAGHAWLSLDTHCHLHYEVLLAGLGGSEQGTVTAHLLGPPGMPGPRRLLKGFYGPEAQGVVKDLEPELLRHLAQGTASLLITTKGSPQGELRGQVHIANQCEVGGLRLAAAGAEGAWTPGSPDAAAAALPGVPAVLGPDAPAPAPAKPGGPGRPRDPNTCFFEGQQRPHGARWAPNYDPLCSLCTCQKRTVICDPVVCPPPSCPTPVQAPDQCCPVCPEKQDVRDLPGLSRTRDPGEGCYFDGDRSWRAAGTRWHPVVPPFGLIKCAVCTCKGGTGEVHCEKVHCPRLACAQPIRANPTDCCKQCPVGSGAHPQLGDPMQADGPRGCRFAGQWFPESQSWHPSVPPFGEMSCITCRCGAGVPHCERDDCSLPLSCGPGKESRCCSHCASRRAAPETRTVPELEKEAEGS